A portion of the Microbacterium hominis genome contains these proteins:
- a CDS encoding CoA transferase, which translates to MTRSARAMLETVWAALGRDRAELALVHGPRHPVPLSAVTDVGALAWASVAAASLTAARLAGAAAVDLDPTRVAIVYGSERHFRLDGSRPDAFAALSGFFRTSDGWVRTHANYPWHARALRDALGLADDASAESAARAFSAADAVKLSRTVSDAGGICTPVLAEVPAHDAGLRAAPILRVARLGGGPPAPLAPASPARPLEGVRVLDLTRVIAGPIATRTLALLGADVLRIDPPDHPEIGWQHLDTGHAKRSCVLDARSPAFDALLRTADVVVLGYRPAGMDRIGLAPETLARRRPGIIVARLSAWGADAADRRGFDSIVQAASGISWLESRDGAIPGALPAQALDHSAGYLLAAAVVSLIARRAHEGGSWIADTSLRRVAAELLHLPRTSAPDPGDAPDPTSHLQHFVVDGLALTTTAPALAYAGGPTTFAPPRPWGQDAAGWADRSA; encoded by the coding sequence ATGACGCGCAGCGCCCGCGCGATGCTCGAGACGGTGTGGGCCGCCCTGGGTCGCGACCGCGCCGAGCTCGCGCTGGTGCATGGGCCGCGCCACCCGGTGCCTCTGTCCGCCGTCACCGACGTCGGTGCGCTCGCGTGGGCGAGTGTGGCGGCGGCGAGTCTCACTGCCGCCCGGCTCGCCGGTGCGGCCGCCGTCGACCTCGATCCCACCCGGGTGGCCATCGTCTACGGGTCGGAGCGCCACTTCCGTCTCGACGGCAGCCGGCCCGACGCCTTCGCGGCACTCTCGGGATTCTTCCGCACCTCCGACGGGTGGGTGCGCACGCACGCGAACTACCCCTGGCACGCCCGCGCGCTGCGCGACGCGCTGGGCCTCGCCGACGACGCGAGCGCCGAGTCCGCCGCGCGTGCGTTCTCCGCGGCGGACGCCGTGAAGCTGTCACGCACCGTGTCGGATGCGGGCGGCATCTGCACCCCGGTGCTCGCCGAAGTCCCCGCGCACGACGCCGGCCTTCGCGCCGCGCCGATCCTGCGCGTCGCCCGACTCGGAGGAGGGCCACCGGCGCCCCTCGCCCCGGCATCGCCGGCGCGCCCGCTCGAGGGGGTGCGCGTGCTCGACCTCACCCGCGTGATCGCCGGTCCGATCGCCACCCGCACGCTGGCCCTGCTCGGTGCCGATGTCCTGCGCATCGATCCGCCGGATCATCCCGAGATCGGATGGCAGCACCTGGACACCGGACACGCGAAGCGCTCCTGCGTGCTCGACGCGCGCTCCCCCGCGTTCGACGCGCTGCTGCGCACCGCCGACGTCGTGGTGCTGGGCTACCGGCCGGCGGGGATGGACCGCATCGGTCTCGCGCCGGAGACGCTCGCGCGCCGTCGCCCCGGCATCATCGTGGCCCGTCTGTCGGCGTGGGGCGCGGATGCCGCGGACCGCCGCGGGTTCGACAGCATCGTGCAGGCCGCCAGCGGCATCTCGTGGCTCGAGTCGCGCGACGGGGCGATCCCGGGCGCGCTCCCCGCCCAGGCGCTCGACCACAGCGCGGGCTACCTGCTCGCCGCCGCGGTCGTCTCCCTGATCGCCCGGCGCGCGCACGAAGGCGGTTCGTGGATCGCCGACACGTCGCTGCGCCGCGTGGCCGCCGAGCTGCTCCACCTGCCGCGCACCTCCGCGCCCGATCCCGGTGACGCTCCCGACCCGACCTCGCACCTGCAGCACTTCGTCGTCGATGGCCTCGCCCTCACCACCACGGCGCCCGCCCTGGCGTACGCGGGCGGGCCGACGACCTTCGCTCCCCCACGGCCCTGGGGGCAGGACGCCGCGGGCTGGGCCGACCGCAGCGCCTGA
- a CDS encoding DUF4184 family protein, with protein sequence MPFTPSHAVVALPFVRTPLVPAAIAVGAMTPDLPLFVRGLPLSYGRTHDLGWLPATVLVALVLLLVWRCVLRPAARELAPRWLAGRLPEQWDAGAAASARETLSIDGSADGRRRGSATGAALLVASLLIGVVSHIAWDLFTHEGRAGVEALPLLDEQWGPLLGYKWLQHGSSVVGLAIIAVWAILWLRGRRPAASLPCLLPSWARWSWWLSLPLVLLAAWLWGLAVLGPLDAVFTVAHLAYRVLPPACAAWGLGTLALCIGVQVARARGTVPAER encoded by the coding sequence GTGCCGTTCACGCCGAGTCACGCGGTCGTCGCGCTGCCGTTCGTGCGCACGCCGCTCGTGCCGGCGGCCATCGCCGTGGGCGCGATGACGCCGGATCTGCCCCTGTTTGTGCGCGGGCTCCCGCTCTCGTACGGGCGCACGCACGACCTCGGCTGGCTGCCCGCGACGGTGCTGGTCGCGCTCGTGCTGCTGCTCGTCTGGCGGTGCGTGCTGCGCCCGGCCGCGCGGGAGCTGGCGCCGCGGTGGCTGGCGGGGCGGCTGCCCGAGCAATGGGATGCCGGTGCCGCCGCCTCCGCACGCGAGACCCTGTCGATCGACGGATCCGCCGACGGGAGGCGCCGCGGGTCGGCGACAGGTGCGGCGCTGCTGGTGGCATCCCTCCTCATCGGCGTCGTCAGCCACATCGCCTGGGACCTGTTCACCCACGAAGGGCGCGCCGGGGTCGAGGCCCTGCCGCTGCTCGACGAGCAGTGGGGCCCGCTGCTCGGCTACAAGTGGCTGCAGCACGGCTCCAGCGTCGTGGGGCTCGCGATCATCGCGGTGTGGGCGATCCTCTGGCTGCGTGGGCGCCGGCCCGCGGCATCCCTCCCGTGCCTTCTGCCGTCGTGGGCACGATGGTCGTGGTGGCTCTCGCTTCCGCTCGTCCTGCTCGCGGCGTGGCTGTGGGGACTGGCCGTGCTCGGTCCGCTGGATGCCGTGTTCACCGTCGCCCATCTGGCCTATCGTGTGCTCCCGCCCGCGTGCGCGGCGTGGGGTCTCGGCACCCTCGCCCTGTGCATCGGCGTGCAGGTCGCCCGCGCGCGCGGAACAGTGCCGGCTGAGCGCTGA
- the tyrS gene encoding tyrosine--tRNA ligase yields the protein MSTAVVSTTAPANDPSFENVWDELVWRGLVHVSTDQEALRALLSGGPITYYCGFDPTAPSLHLGNLVQLLTMRRMQLAGHKPLGLVGGSTGLVGDPRPSAERTLNTRETVAEWVGYLRSQVERFLSFEGENAARIVNNLDWTAPMSAIDFLREIGKHYRVGTMLKKDAVAARLNSEAGISYTEFSYQILQGMDYLELYRQYDCVLQTGGSDQWGNLTSGTDLIHRVEGVSVHAIGTPLITNSDGTKFGKSEGNAIWLDAAMCSPYRMYQFWLNTDDSDVISRLKVFTFLTRDEIEEYERRVAAEPFRREAQKRLALEVTAFVHGAAATEAVIAASEALFGQGDLSALDAETLRHALEELPHATVPAGTGILPALVDTGLVSSLSEGRRAIAQGGVSLDGVKVGDEATVVSGSLPGGVSVLRRGKKTLAGVFVTGR from the coding sequence GTGTCTACCGCCGTCGTGAGCACGACCGCCCCCGCCAACGACCCGTCGTTCGAGAACGTCTGGGACGAGCTGGTCTGGCGCGGCCTCGTGCATGTGTCCACCGATCAGGAGGCGCTGCGCGCCCTTCTCTCCGGCGGCCCGATCACGTACTACTGCGGCTTCGATCCGACCGCGCCGAGCCTGCACCTGGGCAACCTCGTGCAGCTGCTGACGATGCGCCGCATGCAGCTGGCCGGGCACAAGCCCCTCGGACTCGTCGGCGGGTCGACGGGCCTCGTGGGCGACCCCCGCCCGTCGGCCGAGCGCACCCTCAACACGCGCGAGACGGTCGCCGAGTGGGTGGGGTACCTCCGCTCGCAGGTCGAGCGGTTCCTGAGCTTCGAGGGCGAGAACGCGGCGCGCATCGTCAACAACCTCGACTGGACGGCGCCGATGAGCGCCATCGACTTCCTCCGCGAGATCGGCAAGCACTACCGCGTCGGAACGATGCTGAAGAAGGACGCCGTCGCCGCGCGCCTCAACTCGGAGGCGGGCATCAGCTACACCGAGTTCAGCTACCAGATCCTGCAGGGCATGGACTACCTCGAGCTGTACCGCCAGTACGACTGTGTGCTGCAGACGGGCGGGTCCGACCAGTGGGGCAACCTCACCAGCGGCACGGATCTCATCCATCGCGTCGAGGGCGTCTCGGTGCACGCGATCGGCACGCCGCTGATCACCAACAGCGACGGCACCAAGTTCGGCAAGAGCGAGGGCAATGCGATCTGGCTGGATGCCGCGATGTGCAGCCCGTACCGCATGTACCAGTTCTGGCTCAACACCGACGACAGCGACGTGATATCGCGCCTGAAGGTCTTCACGTTCCTCACGCGCGACGAGATCGAGGAGTACGAGCGGCGCGTGGCAGCGGAGCCCTTCCGCCGCGAGGCGCAGAAGCGCCTGGCTCTGGAGGTGACCGCGTTCGTGCACGGCGCGGCGGCGACGGAGGCGGTCATCGCCGCTTCGGAGGCGCTGTTCGGACAGGGCGATCTGTCCGCGCTCGACGCGGAGACCCTGCGTCACGCGCTCGAGGAGCTTCCGCACGCGACGGTTCCCGCCGGCACCGGCATCCTTCCGGCGCTCGTCGACACGGGCCTCGTGTCGAGCCTGTCGGAGGGCCGCCGGGCGATCGCCCAGGGCGGCGTCTCGCTCGACGGCGTGAAGGTCGGCGACGAGGCGACCGTCGTCTCGGGGTCGCTCCCCGGGGGTGTGTCGGTGCTGCGCCGCGGCAAGAAGACCCTCGCCGGCGTCTTCGTCACCGGTCGCTGA
- a CDS encoding DUF418 domain-containing protein: protein MAAAAGLTEPPAARSHLARAWRRLTGPGRVAGVDLARSLAVFGMFAAHLLRIDAPFTWSAPATWIAVVDGNSSILFATLAGVSIGLATGGARPLAGAALGIARGRLAVRALFLWVLGVALTFTGVPVFVILPAYAILFLLALPLLALPARVLLPSAAVIALVMPWVQALIDAQPFWSRPTGSDVSLLLGYHYPFTTWIAFLIAGLGLSRLDVRRLRVQTGALLAGAGVCALGFGLDAAAHPPGAGDAAAGRATSAASTPDLWDQVWTAEPHSTGILEVLGSGGFAIAVIAACLLVCRTPVRWAVLPLRAVGAMPLTAYTAQIIGWGIAASIVLGDATDLGGFRDLDPLGPFVLWTIVGCTAWALLVGRGPVEWLVDRTAKGLVREDRIDIAP from the coding sequence GTGGCTGCTGCGGCAGGACTGACCGAGCCTCCCGCCGCGCGCTCCCACCTGGCGCGCGCGTGGCGACGCCTGACCGGGCCCGGCCGGGTCGCCGGCGTGGACCTCGCGCGGTCGCTCGCCGTGTTCGGCATGTTCGCGGCGCACCTGCTGCGGATCGACGCCCCGTTCACGTGGAGCGCGCCGGCGACCTGGATCGCGGTGGTCGACGGCAATTCGTCGATCCTCTTCGCCACGCTCGCGGGCGTGTCGATCGGACTCGCCACCGGCGGTGCGCGGCCCCTCGCCGGGGCGGCACTCGGCATCGCGCGCGGACGCCTGGCCGTGCGCGCCCTGTTCCTGTGGGTCCTCGGCGTCGCGCTCACCTTCACCGGGGTACCGGTGTTCGTCATCCTTCCCGCGTACGCGATCCTGTTCCTCCTCGCCCTCCCGCTGCTCGCGCTCCCCGCGCGCGTGCTGCTGCCCTCGGCGGCGGTCATCGCCCTGGTGATGCCGTGGGTGCAGGCGCTCATCGACGCCCAGCCGTTCTGGTCGCGTCCGACCGGCAGCGACGTCTCGCTGCTGCTGGGCTACCACTACCCGTTCACCACGTGGATCGCCTTCCTCATCGCTGGCCTGGGGCTGTCCCGTCTCGATGTGCGCCGCCTGCGCGTGCAGACCGGCGCGCTGCTCGCCGGCGCGGGCGTCTGCGCTCTCGGGTTCGGGCTGGATGCCGCTGCCCACCCGCCCGGGGCAGGCGACGCCGCCGCGGGGCGTGCGACGAGCGCGGCATCCACTCCCGATCTGTGGGACCAGGTGTGGACGGCCGAACCCCACTCGACGGGGATCCTGGAGGTGCTGGGATCCGGCGGATTCGCGATCGCGGTGATCGCGGCTTGCCTCCTCGTGTGCCGCACGCCGGTGCGCTGGGCGGTGCTGCCCCTGCGTGCCGTCGGGGCGATGCCGCTGACCGCCTACACCGCGCAGATCATCGGGTGGGGGATCGCGGCGTCGATCGTGCTCGGGGATGCGACCGATCTCGGCGGATTCCGCGACCTCGATCCCCTCGGGCCGTTCGTGCTGTGGACGATCGTGGGATGCACCGCGTGGGCGCTCCTGGTCGGCCGCGGGCCGGTGGAGTGGCTCGTCGATCGCACGGCGAAGGGCCTGGTGCGCGAGGACCGCATCGACATCGCACCGTGA
- the argH gene encoding argininosuccinate lyase, protein MSDAKAEGTNEGALWGARFATGPSPELVELSRSTHFDWTLALYDIAGSHAHARALADAGYLTGDEAAAMHAGLDALADAVRSGTLVAAPTDEDVHGALEQALIAQVGPELGGKLRAGRSRNDQIATLVRMYLIDHARIIAREVLRLIDALVAQAEAHPDAIMPGRTHLQHAQPVLLAHHLQAHAWPLVRDLERLRDWSARAAVSPYGGGALAGSTLGLDPQLVARELGLARPAENSLDGTSARDVVAEFAFIAAMIGVDLSRFAEEIILWNTREFGFVTLDDGYSTGSSIMPQKKNPDIAELARGKSGRLIGNLSGLLATLKGLPLAYNRDLQEDKEPVFDSVRTLEVVLPAFAGMVATLRFDTARMAALAPEGFSLATDVAEWLVKQGIPFRDAHEISGALVRACEESEIGLEDASDDLLASVSTHLTPSVRTVLTIEGSVASRTGTGGTAPVRVAEQRAELIARAQGAAHALGL, encoded by the coding sequence GTGAGTGATGCGAAGGCGGAAGGCACCAACGAGGGCGCGCTGTGGGGCGCCCGCTTCGCGACGGGGCCGTCGCCCGAGCTGGTGGAGCTGAGCCGCTCGACCCATTTCGACTGGACGCTGGCCCTCTACGACATCGCGGGCTCCCACGCCCACGCGCGGGCGCTCGCCGACGCGGGCTACCTCACCGGTGACGAGGCGGCGGCCATGCACGCCGGACTCGACGCGCTCGCCGATGCGGTGCGCAGCGGCACGCTCGTCGCCGCCCCCACCGACGAAGACGTGCACGGCGCACTGGAGCAGGCGCTCATCGCGCAGGTCGGTCCCGAGCTCGGCGGCAAGCTGCGGGCCGGTCGCAGTCGCAACGACCAGATCGCGACGCTCGTGCGCATGTACCTGATCGACCACGCCCGCATCATCGCCCGCGAGGTGCTGCGACTCATCGACGCGCTCGTGGCCCAGGCCGAGGCGCACCCCGACGCGATCATGCCCGGTCGCACCCACCTGCAGCATGCGCAGCCGGTGCTGCTGGCCCACCATCTCCAGGCGCACGCCTGGCCCCTCGTGCGCGACCTCGAGCGCCTGCGCGACTGGTCCGCCCGTGCCGCGGTCTCGCCCTACGGCGGCGGCGCTCTGGCGGGCTCCACTCTCGGCCTCGACCCGCAGCTCGTCGCCCGCGAACTCGGCCTCGCCCGGCCCGCGGAGAATTCGCTCGACGGCACGTCGGCGCGCGACGTGGTCGCGGAGTTCGCCTTCATCGCCGCGATGATCGGGGTGGACCTGTCGCGGTTCGCCGAGGAGATCATCCTGTGGAACACGCGGGAGTTCGGCTTCGTCACCCTCGACGACGGCTACTCGACCGGGTCGAGCATCATGCCGCAGAAGAAGAACCCCGACATCGCCGAGCTCGCGCGAGGAAAGTCGGGCCGGCTCATCGGCAACCTCTCCGGGCTCCTCGCGACGCTGAAGGGCCTGCCGCTCGCGTACAACCGCGACCTGCAGGAGGACAAGGAGCCGGTCTTCGACTCGGTGCGCACACTCGAAGTCGTGCTGCCCGCCTTCGCCGGGATGGTCGCGACGCTGCGGTTCGACACGGCCCGCATGGCGGCGCTCGCGCCGGAGGGCTTCTCGCTCGCGACCGACGTCGCCGAATGGCTCGTCAAACAAGGCATTCCGTTCCGCGACGCGCACGAGATCTCCGGCGCGCTCGTGCGCGCCTGCGAGGAGTCCGAGATCGGCCTCGAAGACGCCTCCGACGACCTGCTCGCGAGCGTGTCGACGCACCTGACCCCGTCGGTGCGCACGGTGCTCACGATCGAGGGCTCGGTCGCCTCGCGCACCGGAACCGGGGGAACCGCCCCGGTGCGCGTCGCCGAGCAGCGCGCCGAGCTCATCGCGCGCGCGCAGGGCGCGGCCCACGCTCTCGGGCTCTGA
- a CDS encoding DNA-binding protein — protein MFVITTDQRGSRRGTDLVPQGIAAIRRAGAPAIALAPERTAGDEVQVALTDAAAVLATVLDLTRAGTWSVGVGVGEIETPLPDNVRAGRGSAFVRARSAVEQAKRAPGRIALVGADGDEAPDAEALVRTLVDIRDRRTAEGWEVYDLLATGRSQRDAAEELAISESAVSLRAKAAALRVEEAAVPALVRLLERADVASGARRTPLPD, from the coding sequence ATGTTCGTCATCACCACGGATCAGCGCGGCAGCCGTCGCGGCACCGACCTCGTGCCCCAGGGCATCGCCGCGATCAGGCGCGCCGGTGCGCCCGCGATCGCCCTCGCCCCCGAGCGCACCGCCGGCGACGAGGTGCAGGTCGCGCTGACAGACGCCGCGGCGGTGCTCGCGACCGTGCTGGACCTGACCCGCGCGGGCACCTGGAGCGTCGGGGTGGGCGTCGGCGAGATCGAGACGCCCCTCCCCGACAACGTGCGGGCCGGCCGCGGATCGGCGTTCGTGCGCGCCCGGTCCGCCGTCGAGCAGGCCAAGCGCGCTCCGGGCCGGATCGCGCTCGTGGGCGCCGACGGCGACGAGGCACCCGACGCCGAGGCGCTCGTGCGCACCCTCGTCGACATCCGCGACCGGCGCACCGCCGAGGGGTGGGAGGTGTACGACCTCCTCGCGACCGGCCGATCGCAGCGCGACGCCGCCGAGGAGCTCGCGATCAGCGAGTCGGCCGTCAGCCTGCGCGCGAAGGCCGCCGCGCTGCGGGTCGAGGAGGCCGCCGTGCCCGCGCTCGTCCGGCTGCTCGAACGCGCCGATGTCGCGTCAGGAGCGCGTCGCACCCCTCTGCCAGACTGA